One Brassica napus cultivar Da-Ae chromosome C2, Da-Ae, whole genome shotgun sequence DNA window includes the following coding sequences:
- the LOC125582511 gene encoding protein DYAD-like: MEDVLKGRVSFEKPISRGELRAIARKRIGDTGLLDHLLRHIDGNVTPGGADRFRRCYNTEGAMQYWLESADLLKVKCESGVPDPNWVPPPWWKLQGVIKLEPGDCEPSFNLKEAIDQMKSDIKNLVSKPKLPDHADANEKRFTECMKWKVETDKKIAEISTSLTSTQSMVKELTSWKDKVEHQLVGISSSQNNLQANGSKSPHNWEHLLHSTNLDDFTVNGFDPWDVEADLTDVLPPNARKSSFQDHMWFEEQLVLNSEMQRTERGDSRSSNQDKAELTPGSSVTAGPRSDIDDPTILSQETLKELVSWKAKAEQQLMEMSDAVRALQG, from the exons ATGGAGGATGTTCTAAAAGGTAGGGTTTCTTTCGAGAAACCTATCTCACGAGGCGAGTTAAGAGCCATAGCTCGAAAGAGAATCGGTGATACTGGGCTGTTGGATCATTTGCTGAGGCATATCGATGGGAATGTGACACCTGGTGGTGCTGATAGGTTTAGGAGGTGTTACAATACCGAAGGAGCCATGCAGTATTGGCTAGAGAGTGCTGATTTGCTTAAGGTGAAATGTGAGTCTGGTGTTCCTGATCCTAACTGGGTTCCTCCTCCTTGGTGGAAGCTTCAGGGTGTGATTAAACTTGAGCCTGGGGATTGTGAACCGTCCTTTAATCTTAAGGAAGCAATTGATCAAATGAAGAG TGATATCAAGAACCTTGTATCCAAGCCAAAGTTACCAGATCATGCTGATGCAAATGAG aaacgATTCACGGAATGTATGAAGTGGAAGGTAGAGACTGATAAGAAAATTGCAGAGATCTCAACTTCACTGACTTCAACACAG AGCATGGTTAAGGAACTAACTTCATGGAAAGATAAAGTAGAACATCAGCTGGTGGGAATTTCAAGCTCGCAGAACAATCTGCAGGCAAATGGGAGCAAATCTCCTCATAATTGGGAACATCTATTGCATAGTACCAACTTGGATGACTTCACAGTGAATGGTTTTGATCCATGGGATGTTGAAGCTGACCTTACCGATGTTCTTCCACCAAATGCTCGCAAAAGCTCTTTCCAAGATCATATGTGGTTTGAGGAACAGTTAGTGCTCAACTCCGAGATGCAAAGGACGGAGAG AGGTGATTCCAGAAGCTCCAATCAAGACAAAGCAGAGTTGACTCCAGGTTCTTCAGTGACTGCAGGTCCAAGATCAGATATTGACGACCCAACTATTCTGTCTCAG GAAACATTGAAAGAGTTGGTGAGCTGGAAAGCCAAAGCGGAGCAGCAGTTAATGGAAATGTCAGACGCTGTCCGTGCTCTTCAGGGATAG
- the LOC106382724 gene encoding calcium-dependent protein kinase 12-like: MASESRTRWVLPYKTKNLKDDYLLGRVLGQGQYGTTFLCNHKETGQKLACKSIPKRKLLRQEHFDRVLREIQIMHHLSENPNVVRIHSTYEDATSVHLVMELCEGGELFDRIAKKDHHSEREAAKLTKTIVSVVEACHSLGVMHRDLKPENFLFSSRDEDASIKSIDFGLSVFCKPGATFSKLVGSAYYVAPEVLRRHYGRECDVWSAGVILYILLCGFPPFNAGTERGIFRKILQGKLDFETDPWPSISESAKDLIKKMLESDPKRRLTAHQVLCHPWIVDDTVAPDKPLGFAVVSRLKRFSAMNKLKKMALRVVAERLSEEEIGGLKELFKMIDTDNSGTITFEELKDSVRCVGSELVESEIQELLQAADVDESGTIDYGEFLAATIHLNKLEREENLVAAFSFFDKDASGCITVDELQQAWKQFGIKDSNLDKMIKDIATKTDGIEYGEFVAMMRKGNGGSDGIAAGAQ, encoded by the exons ATGGCCAGCGAGTCAAGAACCAGATGGGTTCTACCTTACAAGACCAAGAACTTGAAAGACGATTACCTTCTTGGTCGTGTGCTCGGACAAGGACAGTATGGAACCACTTTCCTCTGTAACCATAAGGAAACTGGTCAAAAGCTTGCCTGCAAATCCATACCCAAAAGGAAGCTTCTTCGTCAAGAACATTTCGACCGCGTTTTGAGGGAGATCCAGATAATGCATCACTTGTCTGAAAACCCAAACGTTGTCCGGATACACAGCACGTACGAGGATGCTACTAGCGTGCACCTTGTGATGGAGCTTTGTGAAGGTGGTGAGTTGTTCGATAGAATCGCCAAGAAAGATCATCACAGTGAGAGAGAAGCAGCTAAGCTCACCAAGACCATTGTTTCGGTCGTCGAAGCTTGTCACTCTCTTGGTGTTATGCATAGAGACCTTAAGCCTGAGAACTTCTTGTTCTCTTCTCGTGATGAAGACGCTTCAATTAAATCTATCGACTTTGGTCTCTCTGTTTTCTGCAAACCAG GTGCAACGTTTTCCAAACTTGTTGGAAGTGCATACTATGTGGCACCTGAAGTTTTACGTAGGCATTACGGCCGTGAATGTGACGTATGGAGCGCTGGAGTTATCCTTTACATTCTATTATGTGGTTTTCCTCCTTTCAATGCTG GAACTGAACGTGGGATCTTTAGAAAGATTCTACAGGGAAAGCTGGACTTTGAGACCGATCCTTGGCCTAGCATCTCAGAGAGTGCCAAGGATCTTATAAAGAAGATGCTTGAGAGTGATCCAAAGAGAAGGCTAACTGCTCATCAAGTCTTGT GTCACCCTTGGATTGTGGATGATACGGTTGCTCCAGATAAACCATTGGGCTTTGCAGTAGTGTCCCGCTTGAAAAGGTTCTCTGCAATGAACAAACTTAAGAAGATGGCTTTACGCGTAGTTGCAGAGAGACTATCTGAGGAAGAAATTGGTGGGCTCAAAGAACTGTTCAAGATGATAGATACAGACAACAGTGGAACCATCACGTTTGAAGAGTTGAAAGACAGTGTCAGATGTGTTGGGTCAGAGCTTGTGGAATCAGAGATCCAAGAACTCTTGCAAGCT GCTGATGTTGATGAGAGTGGAACGATAGACTATGGAGAGTTCTTGGCTGCAACAATCCACTTGAACAAGCTGGAAAGAGAGGAGAATCTAGTAGCTGCATTCTCTTTCTTTGATAAAGATGCAAGTGGTTGCATCACTGTTGATGAACTCCAACAGGCTTGGAAGCAGTTTGGGATAAAAGATTCGAATCTGGATAAAATGATCAAAGACATCGCGACCAAGACA GATGGAATAGAATATGGAGAATTTGTGGCAATGATGAGAAAAGGCAATGGTGGCAGTGATGGGATAGCAGCAGGGGCACAATGA
- the LOC106404525 gene encoding 26S proteasome non-ATPase regulatory subunit 14 homolog codes for MERLQRIFGAGGGLGHASPDSPTLDTSEQVYISSLALLKMLKHGRAGVPMEVMGLMLGEFVDEYTVRVVDVFAMPQSGTGVSVEAVDHVFQTNMLDMLKQTGRPEMVVGWYHSHPGFGCWLSGVDINTQQSFEALNQRAVAVVVDPIQSVKGKVVIDAFRSINPQTIMLGQEPRQTTSNLGHLNKPSIQALIHGLNRHYYSIAINYRKNELEEKMLLNLHKKKWTDGLTLRPFDTHSKTNEQTVQEMLNLAAKYNKAVQEEDELSPEKLAIVNVGRQDAKKHLEEHVSNLMSSNIVQTLGTMLDTVVF; via the exons ATGGAGAGATTACAGCGAATCTTCGGCGCCGGCGGCGGATTAGGTCACGCATCGCCTGATTCTCCGACTCTCGATACCTCGGAGCAGGTTTACATCTCCTCTCTCGCTCTCCTCAAGATGCTCAAACACG GGAGAGCTGGGGTTCCAATGGAAGTGATGGGGTTGATGCTTGGAGAGTTTGTGGATGAGTACACTGTGAGGGTTGTGGATGTTTTCGCTATGCCTCAGAGTGGGACTGGTGTTAGTGTTGAAGCTGTTGATCATGTTTTCCAGACTAATATGCTCGACATGCTTAAACAAACTGGAAG ACCTGAAATGGTGGTGGGTTGGTATCATTCACATCCTGGGTTTGGATGCTGGCTTTCTGGCGTTGACATTAACACTCAACAG AGTTTTGAAGCTTTGAACCAGCGAGCTGTAGCAGTGGTGGTTGATCCGATTCAGAGTGTGAAGGGTAAAGTGGTGATTGATGCGTTTCGTTCGATAAACCCGCAGACTATTATGCTTGGGCAAGAACCTCGTCAGACAACGTCCAACCTTGGCCACCTGAACAAACCATCCATCCAG GCTTTGATTCATGGATTGAACAGACATTACTATTCAATAGCCATCAACTATAGGAAGAACGAGCTCGAGGAGAAGATGTTACTAAACCTCCACAAGAAGAAATGGACAGATGGTTTGACCCTAAGACCCTTTGACACCCACTCCAAGACAAACGAACAGACCGTGCAG GAAATGTTGAACTTAGCTGCTAAGTATAACAAGGCGGTACAAGAGGAGGACGAGTTGTCACCAGAGAAACTGGCGATTGTGAATGTGGGAAGACAAGACGCAAAGAAGCATCTGGAAGAACATGTTTCCAACTTGATGTCTTCCAACATTGTTCAGACGCTAGGTACCATGCTTGACACTGTTGTCTTCTAG